One part of the Mariniflexile litorale genome encodes these proteins:
- a CDS encoding beta-galactosidase → MKNRFSVIFLIVLVSITVNAQDSARFFPKEDLMSIGIYYYPEHWNENEWERDIKNISELGFEFIHLAEFAWINMEPQEGVYDFEWLDKVINLAKKYNLKVILGTPTAISPVWMGIKHPEIYAMGSNYLRAEHGTRAQQSLSNPVWRDYSKKIITKLGERYGSNSTVIGWQLDNEPEAKEDYSPSSQKAFKIWLENKYKIIDALNNAWGTAFWNQTYSDFNQIKIHNANHVGWWGTNPHALLDFKRYSADTQADFLDFQADILRPMISKNQYITTNYTATTYGADPRRTKELDFNAFTSYPNKGQANIGENGFRLGDPKEISFALSFFKPENDVSGVMELQPGFVNWGSINPLLQPGALRMWLYHCFGGDLSFACSYRYRQINYSAEQYHSGITKLDGVTLSQGGKDYKQTMHEMKMLRDAYNPKAKMPSELIKRKTALLWNYDNLWSMSRQGQTSQWNTLSFFQKYLEISKSFGAPSDIVYDDDNLNDYNVVIIPAFELVDDAIITKWTNYVKQGGNLVLTLRTGVKDKNGHLFQSAYGEKIYALIDAKIDYFDHLLPHMKGTISGNNQEYGWNNWADLVNANKSENVWATYTNQFYAGKAAVVTNTLGKGTVTYIGVDTDDAQLEKDVLRNVYSNANISTEDYPEGVYVQWRDGFWIAVNYSSKAYQLKLPNNAKILIGTKTVESGGVTVWTE, encoded by the coding sequence ATGAAAAACAGGTTTTCTGTAATATTTTTAATTGTACTAGTATCAATAACGGTTAATGCTCAGGACAGTGCTCGCTTCTTTCCAAAAGAGGATTTAATGTCTATAGGAATATACTATTACCCAGAACATTGGAATGAAAATGAATGGGAAAGAGACATTAAAAATATTTCAGAATTAGGTTTTGAATTTATTCATCTTGCAGAATTTGCTTGGATAAACATGGAACCACAAGAAGGGGTTTATGACTTTGAATGGCTGGATAAAGTTATAAATCTTGCAAAAAAATATAACTTAAAAGTTATTTTAGGAACACCAACAGCTATTTCACCAGTTTGGATGGGGATTAAACACCCTGAAATTTATGCTATGGGTTCTAATTATTTACGAGCAGAACATGGTACCAGAGCACAACAATCGTTAAGTAACCCTGTTTGGAGGGATTATTCAAAAAAAATAATTACAAAACTGGGTGAACGTTACGGAAGTAACTCAACTGTTATTGGCTGGCAATTAGATAACGAACCAGAAGCCAAAGAAGATTACAGTCCCTCGTCACAAAAGGCTTTTAAAATATGGCTAGAAAATAAATACAAAATAATTGATGCTTTAAACAATGCTTGGGGAACGGCGTTTTGGAATCAAACCTATTCAGATTTTAATCAAATTAAAATACACAATGCCAATCATGTAGGTTGGTGGGGAACGAATCCACATGCTTTATTAGATTTTAAACGCTATTCGGCAGATACACAAGCAGATTTTTTAGACTTTCAAGCTGATATATTACGTCCCATGATTTCTAAAAATCAATACATCACTACTAATTACACAGCGACTACTTACGGAGCAGATCCAAGACGTACCAAAGAACTAGATTTTAATGCCTTTACAAGTTATCCAAACAAAGGACAAGCCAATATTGGTGAAAATGGATTTAGACTTGGAGATCCTAAAGAAATATCGTTTGCATTGAGTTTTTTTAAACCCGAAAACGACGTATCTGGCGTTATGGAATTGCAACCAGGTTTTGTGAATTGGGGGAGCATAAATCCGCTGTTACAACCCGGAGCTTTGCGTATGTGGTTATACCATTGCTTTGGAGGTGATTTGTCATTTGCATGTTCGTACCGTTACAGACAAATAAATTATAGTGCAGAACAGTATCATAGTGGTATTACAAAACTAGATGGTGTTACATTATCGCAAGGCGGAAAAGATTATAAGCAAACAATGCATGAAATGAAAATGTTGAGAGATGCCTATAACCCGAAAGCTAAAATGCCTTCAGAATTAATAAAACGAAAAACAGCTTTACTTTGGAATTATGATAATTTATGGAGTATGTCTCGTCAAGGGCAAACAAGCCAATGGAACACCTTATCATTTTTTCAGAAATATTTAGAAATAAGCAAATCGTTTGGAGCACCCTCAGATATTGTTTATGACGATGATAACCTAAACGATTATAACGTAGTAATTATTCCAGCTTTTGAATTGGTTGATGATGCCATAATTACAAAATGGACTAATTATGTGAAGCAAGGAGGTAATCTTGTTTTAACACTAAGAACTGGTGTAAAAGATAAAAACGGTCATTTATTTCAATCAGCTTACGGAGAAAAAATATATGCGCTCATAGATGCTAAGATTGATTATTTCGATCATTTGTTACCACACATGAAAGGCACAATTTCTGGCAACAATCAAGAATATGGCTGGAACAATTGGGCAGACTTAGTAAATGCTAACAAATCAGAAAATGTATGGGCTACATATACCAATCAATTCTACGCAGGTAAAGCCGCTGTAGTAACCAATACATTAGGAAAGGGAACTGTTACCTATATTGGAGTCGATACCGATGATGCACAACTTGAAAAAGATGTTTTACGAAATGTATACAGCAACGCTAATATATCTACTGAGGATTATCCAGAAGGCGTGTATGTACAATGGCGAGATGGTTTTTGGATAGCTGTGAATTATTCATCAAAAGCATACCAGTTAAAATTACCAAACAATGCTAAAATACTTATCGGAACAAAAACAGTTGAATCAGGTGGTGTAACAGTTTGGACAGAATAA
- a CDS encoding sialate O-acetylesterase: MKLLFSLLFFVLSIVSYGQVELPLLFSDGMVLQRDKPIPVWGWANAGEKIEISLNKQIIRTKADKNGKWSIKLKPEIAGGPYTMTFKGKNTIVLKDILIGEVWICSGQSNMEFSVSRAMNSKQEINDSDFPMIRHFSVEKNMASTPKSKIKSGKWDVCNKANVGNFSAVGYYFAKKLYTELKIPIGIIHSSWGGTNVETWTSRDAFEGSDEFKDMIAKIPNVDIDLLLEEQMKVISNTIEKIQGFKVSTNNEASYKLASVDDSKWPEMDAPSYWENQQLSNLDGFVWMRKTVTISKEDANKEALLELAKIDDQDSTYVNGSFVGTTRRYDENRVYTVPENILKEGKNVIAVRIFDYAGGGGIYDNDANFKLTTQNNVIPLSGKWKFNVIEIKSQTSPNSYPSLLYNAMINPLIPYAFQGVLWYQGEANVNRAQQYKKAFPLMITDWRNQWQQGDFPFYFVQLSSYDEFGGNSNKGSKWAELREAQTETLQLANTGMCVTTDIGNAKDIHPTNKQDVGKRLAAIALNNVYNKEVVFSGPTFKSMEIKADKIILTFDNIGRGLMTTDKYGYIKGFEIAGTDKVFHYAKAFIKDDKVIVYNENVSNPVAIHYGWADDAGDCNLYNSEKLPSAPFRTDNWETLTKNETYKAP; this comes from the coding sequence ATGAAGCTATTATTTTCTTTACTTTTTTTTGTTCTCAGTATAGTCTCATATGGTCAGGTAGAATTGCCATTATTATTTTCAGATGGCATGGTTTTACAACGAGACAAACCAATTCCTGTTTGGGGATGGGCAAATGCTGGCGAAAAGATAGAGATCAGTTTAAACAAACAAATTATACGAACTAAAGCTGATAAAAACGGAAAATGGTCTATAAAATTAAAGCCTGAAATAGCAGGAGGCCCATACACAATGACCTTCAAAGGAAAAAATACTATTGTTTTAAAAGATATTTTAATTGGTGAAGTATGGATTTGCAGTGGGCAATCGAATATGGAGTTTTCTGTAAGTAGAGCCATGAATTCCAAACAAGAAATAAACGATTCTGATTTTCCGATGATACGTCATTTTTCAGTTGAAAAAAATATGGCATCAACTCCAAAATCTAAAATAAAATCAGGAAAATGGGATGTATGTAATAAAGCTAATGTTGGTAATTTTTCTGCGGTAGGTTATTACTTTGCTAAAAAATTATATACTGAATTAAAAATCCCCATTGGCATTATTCATTCTTCTTGGGGTGGAACTAATGTTGAAACTTGGACGAGTAGAGATGCTTTTGAGGGTAGTGATGAATTTAAAGATATGATTGCTAAAATACCTAACGTAGACATTGATTTGCTCTTAGAAGAACAAATGAAAGTGATTAGCAATACCATTGAAAAAATACAAGGTTTTAAGGTAAGCACAAATAATGAAGCTTCCTATAAACTAGCTTCTGTTGATGATTCAAAATGGCCAGAAATGGATGCACCTAGTTATTGGGAAAACCAACAATTATCTAACCTAGATGGTTTTGTTTGGATGCGTAAAACGGTTACTATTTCAAAAGAAGATGCTAACAAAGAAGCGCTACTAGAATTAGCAAAAATTGACGACCAAGATTCAACTTACGTCAATGGCAGTTTTGTTGGAACGACTAGAAGATACGACGAAAATAGAGTTTATACTGTTCCAGAAAATATTTTAAAGGAAGGTAAAAATGTTATTGCTGTCAGAATTTTTGATTATGCAGGTGGTGGCGGTATTTACGATAATGATGCTAATTTTAAATTAACAACGCAAAACAATGTTATTCCTTTATCTGGTAAATGGAAATTCAATGTTATAGAAATAAAAAGTCAGACATCTCCAAACAGCTATCCGTCATTACTTTATAACGCTATGATAAATCCATTAATTCCATATGCTTTTCAAGGGGTTTTGTGGTATCAAGGTGAAGCCAACGTTAATAGAGCACAACAATATAAAAAAGCATTTCCACTAATGATAACCGATTGGAGAAATCAATGGCAACAAGGTGATTTTCCTTTTTATTTTGTGCAATTATCTAGTTACGATGAATTTGGAGGAAACAGTAATAAAGGTAGCAAATGGGCAGAATTAAGAGAAGCTCAAACAGAAACATTACAACTAGCTAATACAGGCATGTGTGTTACTACAGATATTGGTAATGCCAAAGATATTCACCCTACAAATAAACAAGATGTTGGTAAACGACTTGCTGCGATAGCTTTAAATAATGTTTACAATAAAGAGGTTGTTTTTAGTGGACCGACTTTTAAATCTATGGAAATTAAGGCTGATAAAATCATTTTAACTTTTGATAATATAGGACGTGGTTTAATGACTACGGATAAATATGGATATATCAAAGGATTTGAAATTGCAGGCACCGATAAAGTGTTTCATTATGCAAAAGCATTTATTAAAGATGATAAAGTAATTGTTTACAATGAAAATGTATCAAACCCCGTTGCTATCCATTATGGATGGGCAGACGATGCTGGAGATTGTAATCTTTATAACTCAGAAAAACTCCCTTCAGCTCCTTTCAGAACTGACAACTGGGAAACACTTACAAAAAATGAAACATATAAAGCACCATAA
- a CDS encoding alpha-L-fucosidase has product MALSILSCVKDKKEQQETPKPTYETNWESLAKYDEAAEWFKDAKFGIYAHWGVMSVPAYANDWYARNMHIEGTDEFKHHVETYGAHSKFGYHDYVPMFKAEKFDANAWADLFEKSGAKFAGLVAEHHDGWSNWGSKINPWNAVDMGPKRDVLGELSAAIKKKNMKFVASFHMARNLQIFKEQPEKWLNDTSYFPYNPKLPTSSEDPLLAKMYGNISKEKFNNNWIGQLKEVIDNYSPDLIYFDSQTQKIPEAYKKEFAAYYFNNAVEENKQVVFTHKEGEFPKSVSLEDFEKGRMNKITKEFWLTDETVSLGSWSYTNTLGLKKTNDIIHVLADVVSKNGALMLNVSPMGNGIIPINQQNILLEIGDWLKTNGEAIYGSRPWKVFGEGPTKQEKSGMFLDKITYTPQDIRYTRKETTIYAIVLGWPGNNKFLTLTAFTNAILGNQIPKIKTISILGYKGEVSFSIEEKGLLLKTPNQEIDDKAFVIKIETKS; this is encoded by the coding sequence ATGGCGCTCAGCATTTTAAGTTGTGTGAAAGACAAAAAAGAACAACAAGAAACCCCAAAACCGACATATGAGACTAACTGGGAATCTTTAGCCAAATATGATGAAGCTGCCGAATGGTTTAAAGATGCTAAATTCGGAATTTATGCACATTGGGGCGTTATGTCGGTGCCTGCCTATGCCAATGATTGGTATGCTAGAAATATGCATATAGAAGGCACAGATGAATTTAAACACCATGTAGAAACCTATGGAGCACATTCAAAATTTGGTTATCATGATTATGTTCCTATGTTTAAAGCAGAAAAATTTGATGCTAATGCTTGGGCAGATCTTTTTGAAAAATCGGGCGCGAAATTTGCTGGTTTGGTTGCCGAACATCATGATGGATGGTCTAATTGGGGCAGCAAAATCAACCCTTGGAATGCTGTTGATATGGGACCAAAACGAGATGTGTTAGGAGAACTAAGTGCTGCCATTAAAAAAAAGAATATGAAGTTTGTTGCCTCATTTCACATGGCTCGAAATCTTCAAATTTTTAAAGAACAACCAGAAAAATGGTTAAATGATACATCATATTTTCCTTATAATCCTAAATTACCAACATCTTCTGAAGATCCTCTTTTAGCAAAAATGTATGGCAATATTTCGAAAGAAAAATTCAATAACAATTGGATTGGTCAGCTAAAAGAAGTGATAGATAATTACAGTCCAGATTTAATTTATTTCGATAGTCAAACTCAAAAAATACCAGAAGCTTATAAAAAAGAATTCGCAGCTTATTATTTTAATAATGCTGTTGAAGAAAATAAGCAAGTTGTTTTCACACATAAAGAAGGTGAATTTCCAAAATCGGTAAGTCTGGAAGATTTTGAAAAAGGACGTATGAACAAAATTACTAAAGAGTTCTGGTTAACAGACGAAACCGTATCTTTAGGAAGCTGGAGTTACACCAATACTTTAGGCTTAAAAAAAACGAATGACATTATTCATGTGTTAGCAGATGTTGTTAGCAAAAATGGTGCTTTAATGCTTAATGTGTCACCCATGGGAAATGGCATTATCCCTATAAATCAACAAAATATTTTATTAGAAATAGGGGATTGGTTGAAAACGAATGGAGAAGCTATTTATGGTTCTCGTCCATGGAAAGTTTTTGGAGAAGGCCCAACCAAGCAAGAAAAGTCTGGGATGTTTTTAGATAAGATAACGTATACACCTCAAGACATTCGTTATACCAGAAAAGAAACTACTATTTATGCTATTGTTTTAGGATGGCCAGGTAATAATAAATTTTTAACTTTAACAGCTTTTACAAATGCAATTTTAGGAAATCAAATTCCAAAAATAAAAACGATTTCTATATTAGGTTATAAAGGTGAAGTTTCTTTTTCAATAGAAGAGAAAGGCTTACTTTTAAAAACGCCTAATCAAGAAATTGATGATAAAGCGTTTGTTATTAAAATTGAAACAAAATCCTAA